The sequence below is a genomic window from Armatimonadota bacterium.
GCAGTTAAGCCGAATATCAAGATAGGCGCCGCAATTTGGAATAGTTCGACCACAGGCAGAAACACGTATTTCCAGGACTGGGATCTCTGGATGCAAAACCATTGGCTGGACTATGGCGCTCCAATGGCTTATTCCTCCACCAATTCGACGTTCAACTCCTGGGTGGATACATACTATAACCAGCAATATGGCCACCACCTGTATGTAATCCAGGGCTCATATATTAATACAATTAGCAACTCAATGACCCAGATAAGTTATGTACAAAACAAACCAATGCCAGGAGTCCATCTGTACTGCTACCGCGTTACAAATAGCGGCACCGTAGATAGAGAAGGGTTTAAGAGTGCTCTGCTTGCCGGTCCATTTGCTACTTATCAGGATCCTCCAACTATGAGCTGGATTAGCAGTCCAACGCTTGGAATGCTGAAAGGCTTTGTTAAGAATAGCAATGGCGAAGTCGTTTACCCGGCTACTGTAACAATTCAAGGCAAGAGCACCAAAAATAGCGGTACGGGCTTCTATGGCTTCGTAGACCTTACTCCGGGAACGTACACGGCGACTGCAAGTGCCCCGGGTTATACTAATGGCACGGGCCAAGTTACCATTACGGCGGGCCAGGTTGCCACACTAGATATAACCCTCGGCTCAGACACCGCGCCGCCCATAATTTCCAACGTACGTACCTCGGATGTTCGAGCAACAATCGCCAAGATTCTATGGGATACAGACGAAGTTGCTACCAGCCAAGTGGAATATGGGCCTACCTCAACTTATGGGTATCAAACGAGCGAGGATATGACGCTCGTCACTTCTCATACCGTACAACTTACCGGCCTAGTGCCCAGCACTTTGTATCATTACCGGACGAAGTCGAAAGATGCTGCAAACAACCAGGCAGTATCTGGTGACTATACGTTCATGACAGCCTCTTCTGAGGTTGTAGATGATATTATCATTGACAACCCTCAATGTGAGTTGTATGGCTCTTGGTCTACAGGCACTTCCTCGACTGATAAATATGGAACTAACTACTACTACTGCACAACGGCCACCAGCGAAACCAAATGGGCAAAATGGAGGCCAAACATTCTCGTTGGTGGCAATTACGATGTGTACTGCTGGTATCCTCAGGGGAGTAACCGCTCTACGAGGGCGCCATATACCGTTTATTGGAACGGCGGGTCACAGTTGATTGAAGTTAATCAGCAGATTAACGGCGGCCGATGGAATCTGCTGGTCACCTCAAAGCCGCATGTTATTGGGACAACGCAATATACCAAACTCGGGAACGGCACGGGCGAAACGTCGCTTAACGTGATGGCGGATGCTATTAAGTACGTATTTGCAGCTGGTGCTGATACTCAGCCACCAAGTGTGCCAACGAATCTTGGGGGTAATGCGGTTTCGCCCACCAGAGTTGACCTATCTTGGACAGCTTCCACTGATAACGTGGGAGTAGCCGGTTACAAAGTATATCGCAATGGCAGCCAGATTGGCTCCACAGCCGCGACTAGCTATTCTGACACGACTTGCACGGCTGGCACTACCTACACATATACAGTGAGTGCCTATGACGAAGCGCAAAACGAATCGGCACAAAGCAGTCCTGCGGTCGTTTCCACGCCCGCAATTCAAAATCGGAATTACGCGCCCTCGTCGATAACCTTAATAAGAGGCACAGTAGCATCCGGCTCGGTGAGCAACTTGGCGGCGAACGACGCTTCTTACTTAGTAATCAACTCCCAAAGAGTCAGCAATAAGTATTATACGGACTGGTACAGCAATGTCTTTATCTCTGAGGTTCCAAGCCATGTAAGCAAGCTTACCATCACTTATGATGGTAAGTTATCAAGCTCACAGACGCAAAGCCTGCACCTGTGGAACTGGACTACCTCTTCATGGACGCAAATCGACAGCAGAACTGTCGGTACTAGTGATATTACGATTAATTGGAGCACCACTTCTCCTTCTAATTACATCTCGTCAAGTGGTGAAATAAGGCTGCGGCAGTATGTCGACGGCGTTAAGTCTAGCTTTTCATGCTCTGCCGATTTTGTCCAATTTGGAATTGAGTATTGGTAGCAATTCGCGGGGTGGGCTTTGTAACCCACCCCACTTAGACATTCTAAGCTACCAAAGCCTAGAGGTGTTGCAGAAAACAAGATTGTGGGTGAGGTAATTCTTAAGCCCAGCCAGTGATTGCTGGTTAATCAAAGACAAAATTCGCTGGGCTGGGGAATGCTTTGTTTAAACCAGTCTGACTTAAAATCAGACCGAAAAATTCGGTATCGGTCTATTTTATAGGAAGTTGTAGTAAGAAAGGTAGTTTAGCAGTTGCGTTTAGTAGTATTTATACTCATCTTAAGTGCAGCAGTTGTTTGTAGTCTGCAAGGTTTTGTAATTAGCGCAGAAAGGGCGGAAGACGAAGGGAAAGCCGCTTTTTATGAGCGGGTTTTGAAAGACGACCCCGGAAACGTACAGGCTAACGTTTACTTCGCAGATAAAGCCTACCAAGCAGGCAAATTCGCTGATGCCATTGGGTACTACCAGACAGCCCTTGCCACTGAACCCAACAATACCCAGCTAATAATTAAAGCCGCCAAAGCCTACGCATTGGCAAAACAACCCAATGAAGCAGAGGCTATGTATAACAGGGCGCTTTCAGTTGACCCGAAATGTGTTGATGCTCACTATGGCCTTGGTTTGTTGTGTGAGGCAAGGGGGCAATTTAAGGAGGCCGCAGAGCATTTTGCAGTTGTATTTACAGCCCAACCAGACAACGCCGATATCAGATCGCGTTTGGCATATGCGTGGCTTAATATGGGACGCTATGAGGAGGCGGCAAATCTTTTTGAGAAGATTGCAGATAACAACCCATCGGACCCGGTTCCTGTTAAGACACTTGTGCAAATTTACCTAGAAATGAAAAATGGCCCGAAGGCTGAGGCAGTTTTAAAGAAATATGCGGCTGACAATCCAGGAGATTTGTATGCTACGGAGCTTTTGGCGCAGTTCTATGAGGAGCGCGGGCGTTTGGATGAAGCTCTGGAAGCGTTTAGGGAATTTGTGCGGCAGAATCCTGGCAACAGGGATGGCGAGAATGCAATTGGCAATTTCTATCATAGACACAGGCAATTTGACAAAGCTGCCAAAGTATATGAGCAATTGGTAAAGGAGAACCCAAAAGACGAACGCGCGTGGACCAACCTTGTGAATACATATAGGGATTTGGGCCAGATTGAAAAAGCACTTCAGGAAGCGGATAGGTGGATAGCGAACGATCCAAACACGGCGGCCCCATATCGTCTAAAAGCAGCTATTTATAGGGAGCAAAAGCGGTTCAAGGATGCATTGCGGGCGCACGAAAGGAGCAAAGGAGCAGAACAGGGTAGCGTAGATCCTTATTTAGCAATTGCGGAAATCTATTGGAAAGACCTTGGTCAGCTAGACAACGCTCTCCGAGAGTTAAAAGATGCAGCGAGGTTCTTTCCAATGGACCCCATTGTGAAAAGGACGATGGTTGAAATTTACGAAGAGAAAAAGGATTATACCGCGGCAGTTGACATATTGCGCAGCATGGAAATGCTTGACCCAGACAATGTTCAGATTGGGCTGAACATATCGCGGCTTTTGTTGCTAGCTGGAAAGCCACAGGATGCTATTTCCAAATGCCAGAAACTTCTCGAGAAGGACAAGGAAAATCTGGGAATCTATGTGCGCCTTGCCGAAGCCCATGAGCAATTGGGGCAATTGGATGAAGCTATCAAAATCTACCAGAATTCTCCACAAAAGAACTTAGAGGCTCAAGCCTGGGCAACAAGTCGCATATCTGCCGTTAAGGTAAAACAGGGCAAGCTGAACGAGGCTATTGCTGGTTACAAATGGGTGCTTGATAGGTTCCCAGACGCCGATAAGCTGTACTCGGAGATTGTGAATTTAGAAATGCAGCGTGGCAGTATTAGTGAGGCAGTTAAGTATCTCACCGAGCGGTTGAACAGTGGTTTGGAGCGGGAAGCCGCTGTTGAAGCGCTCATTGGCGCGTATGAGCTCCAAGGGTTGAAGCCATTGGAAATAGCCGCAAAAGTGCGCAAAGTCCAAGAGCAGTGTCCCAAAAACAAAACTGTTGCCTCTGTGCTTGTGGATTACTGTGAGCGAAATAAGCTTGAAGAGCTTTTAATCCAATCGTTGGAAGCTCTCATTGAGGCTGACCCTGAGGCAATAGAGCAAAGATGTAAGTTGGCTCAGCTCTATGCCGCCTCTGGTCAAAACGCTCAGGCAATTCAGCATTTGCAGAAGGTTGTTGGCAAATCCGGACACGACGCTGAAAACTATTACTTGCTAGGACAGCTTTTGGAGAAAGTTGGCAAGACGTCAGAAGCGATAGAGGCTTACACCAACGCTTGCGCTTTTGAAAACAAAGAAGCAGAGAAAGCACTTGAAAGGCTTAAAGCCAAAAATAACGGTGCTAAATAAAAAGATCTTTGAAAAGAATACCAGTTTACCTATCATCGGATAGCGATGATAGGGTGGGCCTAGCAGGGGCTTGGTGGCCGTCCCTGCTGGGCACCATAAGGGTGCGAGACCTGGCTTTGGATGCGGGGCCAGGCTTATACCTTGGAGCCGACTCGTTTTGAAGCCGGCTCCAAGGTACCCCTACAGCAAATAGCCGGAAACTAGCACCTGGAATAAGGAGGTGGTGAATTGTTATTCGATTGCTAATGGGCCACTTGTTCGCGAATTTGATGCATAAGTTGAGGAGGAAAAATAAGTGAAGAGATTCAGCATTGTTTTATTGGTGTTGGCAGTGGCTCTTATAGCCGCTCCTACCTACGCGCTGAAAGTCTACTCGAATCCGAGCATCCAGACTAACAACGTGAGCCCCGACGGGACCTACAACGAAGGCTACTCGATGCAGAGCGTGTCGGACCTGTTCTGCGCAAAGTGCGCGAATCGCGGCTTCTCAACAAGGGATAGCAACTGGCTGAGCCTTTCTGCTGCGTGCAGTGATGCAGATGCTTGGAACCCGAACTGCTTCATATCCGAGCATACCAATGCGGCCGGCAGTGGAGGTTGGGATTCCAACCATGGCACGATGGGTTTGTATTACTGCAACAGTAGCTGCCAGTATGATGCTATTGACCGCAGCCTCTGCATTAAGTGCGTCGACAACTGCATTGCACAGTTTGCCACCGCCGGCCGAGGTGCCAAGTGGGGGGCAGGTTACTATGGCGACTACTGCTTCTATGGGTCATATAACCTATATGTGCTGTCTCACACGCCCGACATGAACTCGGTGTTAATTGAGGGTCTGTTCCACACCAATTACGAAGACTGCCAGTTACTGAAGACGTCGAACGGCAGAAACCTTTATGCAGAGGGCCTTTACGTTGGTGTGTGCCAGCAGTATGGTTATGACCCATATCCGTCGCCAGACATTATCATAGACAACACAGATGCTGGTTTCTCATGCTCAGCAAACTGGTCAACCGGCACCATGGCCACCGACAAGTATGGCACCAATTACCGCTTCAGAAGCACTGCTGCTACCAGCGACCCCGCCACCTGGACGCCGAATATCCCAGTAGCAGGCAGCTGGACTATTTACGCATGGTGGACAGCTGGCACCAACAGGTCGCCGAACTCGGCCTATCAGGTGTACTACAGTGGCGGAACCACTAATGTCTACGTGAACCAGCAGACTGACGGAGGCAAGTGGAACGTGCTAACTACGCAGAATCTAGGCACGGGCACAGGTTATCCGGTAAAGAAGTCCTGCTGGGCAACTACTGGCTATGTGGTAATTGCTGATGCCATAAAGTGGCATAAGAACTAAGAGTTCATGCTGAGGCGAGGGACCCCTTGCCTTGTTGGGAGTTGGCAGTTCGGCATGCTAGCCGGCTGCCGCCCTAGGCCCATGCGTTAGTTAAATCGAAGCATTCGGTTTAGCGCGTGGTCCCAGGGTGGGAGCATTTGCCAAACAAAACTCTTATTAAGAAAAATGTTAATTGTTCAAAACCCAGCCGCTCTACTAGGACCGTGCTCTTTGGGAATAGGGCGAGGGCGACGGTTGGCCACCGAAGACTTATCGGCAATAAAAGGAGGTGGGAAATGCATCAGGGCGTTTGGTTTTAAAAGAAACCCGTCCTAAACGGGTCTAAAAGGCAAAAGGGGTTTTGCCTGAATCAATTTTAGAAATTGAAAGGAGAAGATATTTTGAGAAAAACAGCGCTATTAATGTTAACCCTAATTATTCTTTTTGCCGTGGCATCTCAAATACCAACAGATGCTGCAAAGTTTCGAGCGTTTTGGGTAGATGCATGGGGTTCAGGGTTCGAGAACCCAACAGCGACAACGAATATGATAAATTACGTTGACGCATGTAACTGCAATGCGGTTATTCCGGAGGTAAGAAAGCGTTGTGATGCATACTATACTTCAAGCTACGAGCCTACCGGTACAAGTGTTACGCCCCAAGCTGGTTATGACTGCTTGGCAGATATCGTGACCAAGGCGCATAACGCAGGGCTCGAGGTTCATGCTTGGGTGGTAGTGTACAGGGCGTGGACCAGCACTACTGCACCGCCAACGACTAATCCGAACCACGTTTTTAATACCCACCCAGAATGGTTCTCCCTTACCTATTCGGGATCCAAATTCGATGCGGAAAATAACAGCTTCCTAGATCCAGGTCATCCGAGTGTTGAGGACTACAACTGGAGCGTCTTCAGAGAAATAATCAACAACTACAATATTGATGGCTTTGTTTTAGACTACATCCGCTATGCTGGGACGACCTGGGGTTACAATCCCACAGCTGTGGCCCGCTTCAATGCCGAGTATGGAAGGACGGGCACGCCCTCTACGTCGGATACCACGTGGTGTAACTGGCGATGCGACCAGGTAACAAACATGGTAAAGAGGGTCTACCTGGAGGCTAAAGCACTTAAGCCCTCCATAAAAATTGGTGCGGCTGTTTGGAACTCTTCGACCACAGGAAAGAATAGCTACTTCCAGGATTGGGATTTGTGGATGAGCAACCACTGGCTGGATTATGCCAGCCCAATGGCTTATACATCAAGCAACACAACCTTTAACTCGTGGGTGAACACCTATTACAACCAGCAATATGGTCGGCACATCTACGTTGCCCAAGGGTCGTATCTTAACACAATAAGCAACTCAATGACCCAGATTAACTATGTCCAAAATAAGCCTATGCCTGGTGTAGAGTGTTACAACTATCGAGTAACGAACAGCGGCACTGTTGATAGGGAAGGCTTCAAGAGCGCGTTGCTTTCAGGACCATTTGCAACCTATGAGTCAGTCCCAACGATGTCGTGGATTAGCAGCCCGACTTATGGCATGCTAAAGGGTAAGGTGAAGGATTCGAGCGGCAATCCCATCTATCCTGCAACTGTTACTATTCAGGGCAAGAGTACTAAGAATAGCGGCACGGGCTTCTATGGCTTCGTTGATTTGTCAACGGGAACTTACACAGTTACCGCTAGTGCAACAGGATACAACACCGCCAGTGCGAATGTAACTATCGTCGCCGGCCAGGTCAAGACCGTTGACTTTACGCTAACTCCTAGTGGTGGCGGTGGCACGGAGATCATTATTGACAACTCAGACAGTGGTTTCTCCTGTTCTAGCAATTGGTCGACTGGTACATCTGCAACGGACAAGTATGGGACAAATTATCGCTATAGGAGTACTGCGTCGACGAGTGACCCTGCCACCTGGACTCCCAATATTCCTAGCTCCGGTACTTGGGCGGTGTACGCATGGTGGAGCCAGGGAACAAATAGATCTTCGAGTGCACCCTATATTGTTTACTACAGCGGCGGTAGCACCACCGTTTACAAAAACCAACAGACGAGCGGTGGTCAATGGAACCTTTTGACCACTAAAACTTTTGGTACCGGAACAGGCTATCCGACTCAATTGTCTTGTTGGACCACCACAGGCTATGTGGTTATTGCAGATGCCGTGAAATGGGTTAAGCAGTAAGCAACACCCTAATTGCTAGAGGAGCCTATGGAGAGGCTCCTCTAGCAGGCAGTTTAGGGAGAAGGTGATTGAGATGAAAGGATGCTTAAACGTAATTTTAATAACATCTGTACTATTTTTAGTCGCTATTCTGCTCCTTAATCCGGGGCAGAGTTTTGCAGCAGAACATCGTGCTTTCTGGGTTGATGCCTGGGGGTCTGGATTCGAGAATCCAACCGCCACCACGGCAATGATCAATTACGTTGATGCTTGTAATTGTAATGTTGTTCTAGTGGAAGTCCGAAAGCGTGCAGACGCATATTATACGTCGTCTTATGAGCCGATTGGTTGGAGCATTACACCTCAAGCTGGCTATGACCCCCTTGCAGATATAGTTACAAAGGGACATGACGCTGGTTTAGAAGTGCATGCTTGGGTAGTGGTCAACAGAGCGTGGACAAGCACTACACCACCACCTTCGACTACCCCACAGCATATTTTCAATGCGCATCCTGAATGGTTCTCGCTGACCGATTCGGGTTCGATGTTCCAGGAAGACGGCTGTAGTTGGACCGACCCGGGTCATCCTGAGGTTGAGAATCATTACAGTAACGTGTTTCGGGAAATTGTGCAGAACTACAATATAGATGGCTTATGCCTTGATTATATTCGATACGCTGGTACTAATTGGGGTTACAACCCTACCGCGGTTGCTAGGTATAATGCCGAATATGGACTGCAGGGAAATCCTTCTCCGAATGACACCCAATGGTCCAACTGGCGGCGTGACCAGGTAACAAACGTTGTCAAGAGAACCTATCTAGAGGCTAAGGCAATCAGGCCTAGCATTAAGGTGGGTGCAGCAGTATGGAGCACTGCCTACACCGCAAATACGTATTATTTCCAGAACTGGGACCTTTGGATGTCAAGCCATTTCCTTGATTACGCGGCTCCTATGAATTACTTGACGGATAACAACCAGTTCAACTCCGAGAATCAGGACAATATCACGCGACAGTATGGACGGCATGTTTATATTGCTCAAGGTTCATACCTTAATACTATCAGCAACTCAATGACCCAGATAAGTTCGGTCCAAAGTATGGGCTTCCCGGGCGTGCAGTGTTATTGCTATCGTGTGACGAATAGTGGCACCGTTGATAGGGAAGGCTTCAAGAATGCGTTGCTTTCAGGACCGTTCTCGACCTACCAAAGTGTCCCGACAATGTCGTGGATTAGCAGTCCGACTAAGGGCATGCTCAAAGGTTTTGTGAAGAATTCAAGTGGTGTTCCCGTCTATCCTGCTACTGTTACCGTCCTGGGGGCGAACGTGTCCACGAAGAATAGCGGGGCAGGTTTTTATGGGTTTGTTGATCTTAACCCAGGTACCTATACGGTTGTTGCAAGTAGCCCGGGCTACACAAACGGCCAAGGTCAGGTAACCATCACTGCTGGACAGGTATCGACATTGGACCTGACGCTTGGTGTAGATTCAGCACCGCCAATAATCTCGAACGTTCGCACAAATGACGTCCGCGCAACAATTGCGCAGATCCTTTGGGATACCGATGAGGCTTCCACAAGCCAAGTGGAGTATGGGCCAACCTCCACGTATGGTTATCAAACGACCGAGAACATGACCCTAGTTACATCGCATACCGTCCAACTGACTGGGCTTACGCCGAGCACGACTTATCACTACAGGGTCAAGTCCAAAGATGGTGCTAACAACCAGGCGGTGTCGGGAGATTACACATTCGTTACCGCTGCGTCTGAGGTTGTTGATGATATTATCGTAGATAACCCGGCTTGTGAGTTATACGGCTCATGGTATACGGGTACTTCAGCAACCGACAAGTATGGTTCTGACTATTACTACTGCAGCACGGCGACCAGTGAAACAAGATGGGCTAAATGGACGCCTAATGTGTTGGTACGTGGAACTTACAACACCTATGTATGGTACTCCCAAGGCACTAACCGGTCTGCCATGGCTCCATACACCGTCTACTATTATGGCGGTTCTCAGTCGGTGAGCGTTAATCAACAGACTAACGGCGGCACGTGGAATCTAATTTCAAGCAACAAGAGGTTCGACCCAGGCACCGCTCAGTATGTAAAACTAGGCAATGGCACTGGTGAAAGCTCTCAGGTGGTCATTGCCGATGCAGTTAAGTTCGTCTACACCGGTGCGATAGATATTCAGCCGCCTAGTGCTCCGACTAATCTAAACGCTGTGTCGGCATCAACAAGCCAGATTAACCTGAGTTGGACAGCATCAACGGATGATGTTGGAGTGACCGGTTACAAGATTTACCGCAATGGTTCGTACTTAACTTCTGTGACCGGAACAAGCTACTCCAACACAGGCTTGTCGGCAGGAACGTCTTATACCTATTATGTGAAGGCTTATGATGCTGCCGGCAACGAGTCGGCCGCTAGCAATAGTGACACGGCTACCACATGGATTATCTTGGATAATCCATCGGCTACATATACCGGTACATGGACGACCGGAACATCATCAACCGATAAGTATGGGACCGACTATCGATTTGCTTCTACTGCTTCAAGCGAAACCGCTACTGCGAAATGGACTCCGACCATTAATTCAGCGGGTAGCTATAATGTCTACGTTTGGTATCCGCAAGGTAGCAACCGTTCAACCAAGGCACCGTACACGGTTTACTATAGCGGCGGAAACGTGACAATTCAGGTAAACCAGACTACCAACGGCGGCAAGTGGAATCTGATAACTACAAAGAGCTTCGCAACTGGTACAACAGGCTACGTCAAGCTAGGCAATGGAACCGGAGAAAGCTCAAAGGTTGTCATGGCTGATGCTGTACGTTGGACTAAGGTCGAATAAACGCCGAGTACTCAGCACGGCGCGAGGGGCAGATCGCATGCCCAACTCCATGCGATCTGCCCTAGGAATACGGAGGACAAATATGTATAGAATCAAGTTCTTGAAGATGGTTTTTTCGCTGTGGTTGATAGCGGCATTTGTTTGCTTGTGTGGCAATGCTGGATTGGGGGCTGATGCTAATAAGCTTTATGGGATTCATTGGTGGGGACATACTCAAGGAATAGGTGTGGATACTGCTCCAAGGAGCCTGTTGGATGTGCCGACGTATTCAGCTTGGGATACAGAGACAGTTCTCACTCACAGCGATTACTGGTGGGGACCTTCATATTTCACTGATCTTTATTCTACCCTCTATGGGTGGAACGTGAGCTTAATTACAAGGGTTGATTATACCTGGAATGATACCGTTCCCGCGCCTAGCGACCCTAATTATTCAAGCTGGCCGTCGGTAGTTGTAGATAACGTGGTTAATGTGCTTAAAAACCAGAGCCATATCTGGATAGTAGGTAATGAACCAAACATCCTGTGTGCTGAGGGAAGCTTGTGGCCTGATAGGAAGATTCAGCCAGCGCAGTATGCCCAGGTATATCGTAGCGTTCGGAATGCGATACACCAGAGCGCAAGTGTTGGTCCTCCTGGACAGCATATAGTTTTGCTAGCGGGACCCAGCTATGGTCCTGTGGAGGGCGTGCGGTGGATGGCAGGTAAGGATTATCTTGCCCAAACTCTCGACAATCTCTCACCAAACGAAGTGGATGGGTTTGCTCTTCATGCCTATGGTTGGACCCTATCAGAGTTCCAAGATCAATATCGCACCCAAATTCGAATCATCGACCAAAAAGGCTTTGGCAACAAACCCATTTGGATTACGGAATTTGGCCGGTATACCATCGATGACAATGATGAGCAGAATAGCGCCCAATTTGTTAGGGATGCATTTGCGGACGTAAATGCATGGAACCAGACGCCAGGTAATCGAGATATAATCGGCATGACATGGTTTGTTTATGACTGCAATCAGCAGGCTAGTGGTGGTTGGAACAATTGGGCAATTGAGTATTGGAAGGACCATGGTTTCCCCAGCGGAGATTCGCGCGACCTCTTCACTGCCTTTCAGCAGGCGGTTGATCAACGGTATGCTGCGGGTACTTGGGGAAATCTTGAGTTTATTGTGGATAATCCATCCGCTACTTTTGCCGGTACATGGTATACGGGAACATTGGCCACCGATAAATACGGTTC
It includes:
- a CDS encoding family 10 glycosylhydrolase, coding for MSRISLIFLTVFVLAALWAPQTVLSAEHRAFWVDAWGSGFESPSVTTAMLDYVDACNCNAVIVEMRKRGDAYYTSSYEPTGWNVTPDPGYDCLADIVPKAHARGLEVHAWVVVNRVWTFTTPPPETTPPHVYNAHPEWFSLTDSGEMYDSSNGSWLDPGHPEVENYHKNVFMEIISNYDIDGFCLDYIRYAGSNWGYNPTAVARYNAEYGLSGNPPANDSQWSDWRRDQVTNMVKRIYLEAKAVKPNIKIGAAIWNSSTTGRNTYFQDWDLWMQNHWLDYGAPMAYSSTNSTFNSWVDTYYNQQYGHHLYVIQGSYINTISNSMTQISYVQNKPMPGVHLYCYRVTNSGTVDREGFKSALLAGPFATYQDPPTMSWISSPTLGMLKGFVKNSNGEVVYPATVTIQGKSTKNSGTGFYGFVDLTPGTYTATASAPGYTNGTGQVTITAGQVATLDITLGSDTAPPIISNVRTSDVRATIAKILWDTDEVATSQVEYGPTSTYGYQTSEDMTLVTSHTVQLTGLVPSTLYHYRTKSKDAANNQAVSGDYTFMTASSEVVDDIIIDNPQCELYGSWSTGTSSTDKYGTNYYYCTTATSETKWAKWRPNILVGGNYDVYCWYPQGSNRSTRAPYTVYWNGGSQLIEVNQQINGGRWNLLVTSKPHVIGTTQYTKLGNGTGETSLNVMADAIKYVFAAGADTQPPSVPTNLGGNAVSPTRVDLSWTASTDNVGVAGYKVYRNGSQIGSTAATSYSDTTCTAGTTYTYTVSAYDEAQNESAQSSPAVVSTPAIQNRNYAPSSITLIRGTVASGSVSNLAANDASYLVINSQRVSNKYYTDWYSNVFISEVPSHVSKLTITYDGKLSSSQTQSLHLWNWTTSSWTQIDSRTVGTSDITINWSTTSPSNYISSSGEIRLRQYVDGVKSSFSCSADFVQFGIEYW
- a CDS encoding tetratricopeptide repeat protein; translated protein: MRLVVFILILSAAVVCSLQGFVISAERAEDEGKAAFYERVLKDDPGNVQANVYFADKAYQAGKFADAIGYYQTALATEPNNTQLIIKAAKAYALAKQPNEAEAMYNRALSVDPKCVDAHYGLGLLCEARGQFKEAAEHFAVVFTAQPDNADIRSRLAYAWLNMGRYEEAANLFEKIADNNPSDPVPVKTLVQIYLEMKNGPKAEAVLKKYAADNPGDLYATELLAQFYEERGRLDEALEAFREFVRQNPGNRDGENAIGNFYHRHRQFDKAAKVYEQLVKENPKDERAWTNLVNTYRDLGQIEKALQEADRWIANDPNTAAPYRLKAAIYREQKRFKDALRAHERSKGAEQGSVDPYLAIAEIYWKDLGQLDNALRELKDAARFFPMDPIVKRTMVEIYEEKKDYTAAVDILRSMEMLDPDNVQIGLNISRLLLLAGKPQDAISKCQKLLEKDKENLGIYVRLAEAHEQLGQLDEAIKIYQNSPQKNLEAQAWATSRISAVKVKQGKLNEAIAGYKWVLDRFPDADKLYSEIVNLEMQRGSISEAVKYLTERLNSGLEREAAVEALIGAYELQGLKPLEIAAKVRKVQEQCPKNKTVASVLVDYCERNKLEELLIQSLEALIEADPEAIEQRCKLAQLYAASGQNAQAIQHLQKVVGKSGHDAENYYLLGQLLEKVGKTSEAIEAYTNACAFENKEAEKALERLKAKNNGAK
- a CDS encoding N-acetylmuramoyl-L-alanine amidase, giving the protein MKRFSIVLLVLAVALIAAPTYALKVYSNPSIQTNNVSPDGTYNEGYSMQSVSDLFCAKCANRGFSTRDSNWLSLSAACSDADAWNPNCFISEHTNAAGSGGWDSNHGTMGLYYCNSSCQYDAIDRSLCIKCVDNCIAQFATAGRGAKWGAGYYGDYCFYGSYNLYVLSHTPDMNSVLIEGLFHTNYEDCQLLKTSNGRNLYAEGLYVGVCQQYGYDPYPSPDIIIDNTDAGFSCSANWSTGTMATDKYGTNYRFRSTAATSDPATWTPNIPVAGSWTIYAWWTAGTNRSPNSAYQVYYSGGTTNVYVNQQTDGGKWNVLTTQNLGTGTGYPVKKSCWATTGYVVIADAIKWHKN
- a CDS encoding family 10 glycosylhydrolase codes for the protein MRKTALLMLTLIILFAVASQIPTDAAKFRAFWVDAWGSGFENPTATTNMINYVDACNCNAVIPEVRKRCDAYYTSSYEPTGTSVTPQAGYDCLADIVTKAHNAGLEVHAWVVVYRAWTSTTAPPTTNPNHVFNTHPEWFSLTYSGSKFDAENNSFLDPGHPSVEDYNWSVFREIINNYNIDGFVLDYIRYAGTTWGYNPTAVARFNAEYGRTGTPSTSDTTWCNWRCDQVTNMVKRVYLEAKALKPSIKIGAAVWNSSTTGKNSYFQDWDLWMSNHWLDYASPMAYTSSNTTFNSWVNTYYNQQYGRHIYVAQGSYLNTISNSMTQINYVQNKPMPGVECYNYRVTNSGTVDREGFKSALLSGPFATYESVPTMSWISSPTYGMLKGKVKDSSGNPIYPATVTIQGKSTKNSGTGFYGFVDLSTGTYTVTASATGYNTASANVTIVAGQVKTVDFTLTPSGGGGTEIIIDNSDSGFSCSSNWSTGTSATDKYGTNYRYRSTASTSDPATWTPNIPSSGTWAVYAWWSQGTNRSSSAPYIVYYSGGSTTVYKNQQTSGGQWNLLTTKTFGTGTGYPTQLSCWTTTGYVVIADAVKWVKQ
- a CDS encoding family 10 glycosylhydrolase; the protein is MKGCLNVILITSVLFLVAILLLNPGQSFAAEHRAFWVDAWGSGFENPTATTAMINYVDACNCNVVLVEVRKRADAYYTSSYEPIGWSITPQAGYDPLADIVTKGHDAGLEVHAWVVVNRAWTSTTPPPSTTPQHIFNAHPEWFSLTDSGSMFQEDGCSWTDPGHPEVENHYSNVFREIVQNYNIDGLCLDYIRYAGTNWGYNPTAVARYNAEYGLQGNPSPNDTQWSNWRRDQVTNVVKRTYLEAKAIRPSIKVGAAVWSTAYTANTYYFQNWDLWMSSHFLDYAAPMNYLTDNNQFNSENQDNITRQYGRHVYIAQGSYLNTISNSMTQISSVQSMGFPGVQCYCYRVTNSGTVDREGFKNALLSGPFSTYQSVPTMSWISSPTKGMLKGFVKNSSGVPVYPATVTVLGANVSTKNSGAGFYGFVDLNPGTYTVVASSPGYTNGQGQVTITAGQVSTLDLTLGVDSAPPIISNVRTNDVRATIAQILWDTDEASTSQVEYGPTSTYGYQTTENMTLVTSHTVQLTGLTPSTTYHYRVKSKDGANNQAVSGDYTFVTAASEVVDDIIVDNPACELYGSWYTGTSATDKYGSDYYYCSTATSETRWAKWTPNVLVRGTYNTYVWYSQGTNRSAMAPYTVYYYGGSQSVSVNQQTNGGTWNLISSNKRFDPGTAQYVKLGNGTGESSQVVIADAVKFVYTGAIDIQPPSAPTNLNAVSASTSQINLSWTASTDDVGVTGYKIYRNGSYLTSVTGTSYSNTGLSAGTSYTYYVKAYDAAGNESAASNSDTATTWIILDNPSATYTGTWTTGTSSTDKYGTDYRFASTASSETATAKWTPTINSAGSYNVYVWYPQGSNRSTKAPYTVYYSGGNVTIQVNQTTNGGKWNLITTKSFATGTTGYVKLGNGTGESSKVVMADAVRWTKVE